The Pyrenophora tritici-repentis strain M4 chromosome 10, whole genome shotgun sequence genome contains a region encoding:
- a CDS encoding HepA, Superfamily II DNA-RNA helicase, SNF2 family yields MPDSLIRDVSRKRRLNNKYQSKPPEKIAKFIGKIANSEQADPFAPTERILANAPDQPEIDDDGQCTPGFGDLELEYISHSGVLSREGCSDLNSLGDTDNLSLNLDINTAISDPEEIYFGMLPGLPVRFNKGVDPLMITKDSQVDPGSTELHLTFLESYCEIKACSGGPLGVLNTASFRQLSGLPPEIKIRLTGQLSLANSSHEGNNSKDNDSPRLRSLDVLVFGFRSQAKIAAAKLAANGIYLQEPDQVPWGYVYENPQYLDLPVLPQSDEGSANIISDTRTAGVLHAQSVESETDLDFDKMLGTFACHNGLGQATAVGQVSNTLFSHQKEGLDFIQQRESGSVPASRALWEQVQDKMASDGPLMFRHIITGAINTKRQECLGGLIADEMGLGKSLTMLSGIVGSLDQAIRYAKSVTKIGTSANDIIAAKSTLILVPSHLLIDTWIDEIHNRITPGGLSYYVFHGSGRKIAYPLLLTHDIVFTTYGTVTAEYTRNRSLLHHIHWYRIVLDEAHMIRNAATKQFGAVNALQALLRWCLTGTPIQNSLDDLGSLTTFLKVPILENTAQFKRHIVNPIEHKKERSRKDHTGLRTLLTSICLRRTTAVLPLSDVTEVTELKRIITFTSSERAQYAQIERLFKKALDSEVNGGKIARCHQKFLEFLLLLRLFCNNGSTREQSGDQGGRTLKSTEETLSLIQQQGREECYFCECNVIFSPGSAETGMPLITDCLHVVCDDCIPRWKHAASKVTHCPICKKFHICQPETQHTKAAVAVHTVFPSKIMTLYEDIQAHCNDSKSIVFSFWKRSLDMVAALLTVNNVSFVRVDGSVPFNKRKAILNDFKCRNDISVLLMTFGTGAVGLNSLSIANRVHILAPQWNPSVEHQAIGRVVRLGQQNPVTIVRYIVDKTVEEVALAIAYIFRDSY; encoded by the exons ATGCCTGATTCTTTGATCCGTGATGTCAGTCGAAAACGACGTCTGAATAACAAATACCAGTCAAAGCCGCCTGAAAAAATCGCAAAATTCATCGGAAAGATAGCCAATAGCGAACAAGCAGATCCTTTCGCACCGACGGAGCGGATATTGGCCAATGCTCCTGACCAGCCAGAAATAGATGATGATGGCCAATGTACACCTGGATTTGGGGACCTAGAACTGGAATACATTAGCCATTCTGGCGTTCTGAGTCGTGAAGGTTGCTCTGATCTCAATTCACTCGGTGATACAGACAATCTATCGTTGAATTTAGATATCAACACTGCAATTTCCGACCCAGAAGAGATTTATTTCGGCATG CTGCCTGGGCTCCCAGTGCGCTTTAACAAGGGTGTTGACCCTCTCATGATTACGAAGGATTCCCAGGTCGATCCAGGCAGCACAGAACTTCATCTCACCTTTCTCGAATCCTACTGCGAGATCAAGGCATGTTCGGGAGGTCCTTTAGGAGTGCTGAATACGGCTTCTTTTCGCCAACTCTCCGGGTTACCACCAGAGATCAAAATCAGGCTTACGGGTCAGTTGAGCCTCGCGAACTCATCACATGAAGGCAATAATTCTAAAGACAATGATTCGCCAAGACTCCGTTCGCTAGATGTCCTCGTTTTTGGGTTCAGATCTCAGGCGAAGATAGCTGCTGCGAAGCTGGCGGCGAACGGTATATATTTACAGGAACCAGATCAGGTGCCTTGGGGGTATGTGTATGAGAACCCACAATATCTTGATCTCCCAGTCCTCCCACAATCCGATGAAGGCTCGGCCAATATAATTTCCGATACTCGAACAGCAGGAGTGCTTCACGCACAATCAGTTGAGAGTGAGACCGACCTTGACTTCGACAAGATGCTTGGTACATTTGCATGCCACAATGGGCTGGGACAAGCAACAGCTGTTGGGCAAGTCTCGAACACACTGTTCAG TCATCAGAAGGAAGGGCTTGACTTCATTCAGCAGCGGGAGTCTGGTTCAGTGCCTGCTTCGCGTGCCCTCTGGGAGCAGGTACAAGACAAGATGGCCAGCGATGGGCCTTTAAT GTTTCGACATATCATTACCGGTGCAATAAATACAAAAAGACAGGAATGCCTTGGTGGACTGATAGCTGACGAGATGGGCCTTGGTAAATCCCTGACTATGCTTTCAGGCATTGTTGGCTCATTGGATCAAGCTATACGCTACGCAAAAAGCGTGACCAAGATAGGGACCTCTGCAAACGACATAATCGCCGCAAAGTCTACCTTGATTCTCGTTCCCTCACACC TTTTGATTGATACATGGATAGATGAAATCCACAA CCGTATCACGCCTGGTGGGCTTTCGTATTATGTTTTCCACGGTTCCGGACGAAAGATCGCATATCCCCTATTGCTGACGCATGACATTGTCTTCACGACATACGGGACTGTGACAGCCGAATACACTCGTAACCGCAGTCTCCTACATCATATTCATTGGTATCGTATCGTACTGGACGAAG CACATATGATCCGTAACGCTGCAACTAAGCAGTTTGGAGCTGTAAACGCACTCCAAGCACTACTGCGCTGGTGCTTGACAGGAACGCCTATTCAGAATTCTCTCGATGATCTTGGTTCACTGACAACATTCTTGAAAGTGCCGATACTGGAAAATACCGCTCAATTCAAACGACACATCGTGAACCCAATCGAGCATAAGAAAGAAAGATCACGAAAAGACCACACAGGTCTCCGTACCCTTCTCACTTCTATATGCCTGCGAAGGACCACAGCTGTATTGCCTCTAAGCGACGTTACCGAAGTGACCGAATTGAAACGCATCATAACCTTCACTTCGAGTGAGCGAGCTCAATATGCTCAGATTGAGAGGCTATTCAAGAAGGCACTGGATTCAGAAGTAAACGGAGGGAAAATCGCACGTTGCCATCAGAAATTTCTGGAATTTCTCCTTCTTCTAAGGTTATTTTGCAACAACGGTAGCACTCGTGAACAGTCCGGAGATCAGGGCGGACGTACATTGAAGAGCACTGAGGAAACTCTCAGTCTCATCCAGCAGCAAGGTCGGGAAGAATGCTATTTTTGCGAATGTAATGTCATCTTTTCGCCTGGTTCGGCAGAGACAGGCATGCCTCTAATAACCGACTGTCTGCATGTGGTGTGCGATGATTGCATTCCGCGATGGAAGCATGCAGCTTCGAAAGTCACACATTGTCCTATCTGCAAGAAATTCCATATTTGCCAGCCCGAGACCCAGCATACCAAGGCAGCTGTAGCTGTGCATACGGTATTTCCGTCCAAGATTATGACTCTCTATGAAGACATACAAGCTCATTGCAACGACAGTAAATC TATCGTCTTCTCATTCTGGAAACGTTCACTGGATATGGTTGCTGCTCTTCTCACCGTGAACAACGTATCGTTCGTACGTGTAGACGGATCTGTGCCATTCAACAAACGGAAGGCAATATTGAACGACTTCAAATGCAGAAATGATATATCTGTTCTGCTGATGACATTCGGAACCGGAGCTGTTGG CCTTAACAGTCTTTCCATTGCAAATAGAGTACATATCTTAGCGCCTCAGTGGAATCCCTCAGTTGAGCATCAGGCTATCGGACGTGTGGTAAGATTGGGCCAGCAAAACCCAGTAACGATTGTGCGCTACATTGTGGACAAGACCGTCGAAGAGGTAGCATTGGCCATTGCTTATATCTTTCGTGATTCATATTAA
- a CDS encoding alpha-beta hydrolase fold-3 domain containing protein, whose product MTYVTRQPIKGVYVLGALLFELALTPFYIIKYCIGSCRQHQKWTLRQAILVRVVSSALYHFAAVQVETPLPLTADREKERFVVIKPAKDDAYKGPLRSNKDVVPVEIGATWYPAPLTSGSDTSNVRVILHMHGGAFVVGDGRTFGTGYMANKFLKYTPATHVFSPQYRLSTLPASKTSNAFPAGLQDAVTSYLYLVHDLKIPPKNIVVSGDSAGGNLATVLVRYLSEYGPELDLPTPLAALLWSPWIDPSNTSCSYVHDNPNYKTDMLSPPLTQWGSAAYAGLPGLQTLSQPYISQKDKTFKCEVPMWVNVGGAEVLYYDVVEWAQKMKEAGNDVQLDIDEYAPHDILAQGNILGFNKEAVGMAKRAGVWLKEHGI is encoded by the exons ATGACATACGTTACTCGACAGCCCATCAAGGGCGTATACGTACTCGGTGCGCTCTTGTTTGAGCTCGCACTTACCCCATTCTATATCATCAAATATTGTATTGGATCCTGTCGCCAGCATCAGAAATGGACACTTCGACAAGCTATCCTCGTACGCGTTGTTTCCTCGGCGCTTTATCATTTTGCAGCTGTGCAAGTTGAGACGCCGCTCCCACTCACAGCAGACAGAGAAAAAGAGCGTTTTGTGGTTATTAAGCCGGCAAAAGACGATGCGTACAAAGGACCACTGAGGAGCAATAAGGATGTGGTGCCAGTAGAGATTGGCGCGACATGGTATCCAGCGCCGTTGACTAGTGGTAGCGACACCAGCAATGTCAGGGTTATTCTTCACATGCATGGCGGTGCATTTGTAGTGG GAGATGGACGAACGTTCGGAACCGGTTATATGGCCAACAAGTTTCTCAAATACACGCCTGCTACACACGTATTTAGCCCCCAGTATCGACTTTCCACACTCCCCGCCTCGAAGACGTCGAATGCCTTCCCAGCCGGACTTCAAGACGCCGTGACGTCATACCTCTACCTTGTCCATGACTTGAAGATCCCCCCGAAGAACATCGTAGTCTCCGGCGATTCAGCTGGCGGAAATCTCGCAACCGTCCTAGTTCGCTATCTCTCTGAGTACGGACCTGAACTGGATCTACCTACTCCCTTGGCGGCGCTGCTCTGGTCGCCGTGGATAGACCCCTCGAACACATCTTGCTCTTATGTCCACGACAACCCAAATTATAAGACCGACATGCTTTCCCCGCCGCTCACTCAATGGGGCTCAGCCGCGTACGCTGGTCTACCTGGTCTACAGACCCTATCTCAACCATACATATCGCAGAAGGATAAGACTTTCAAATGCGAGGTACCTATGTGGGTAAATGTTGGAGGCGCTGAAGTACTATACTATGATGTCGTTGAATGGGCACAAAAGATGAAAGAAGCGGGCAATGATGTGCAGCTGGATATTGACGAGTATGCGCCGCACGATATACTGGCACAGGGCAATATCCTGGGTTTCAACAAGGAGGCTGTTGGCATGGCCAAGAGAGCCGGTGTGTGGCTTAAGGAGCATGGTATATAG
- a CDS encoding glutathione-dependent formaldehyde-activating enzyme: MPSIHPSIDNGITKGNPNFKGGKLYCHCPTRKVEVTLASNVAHNHACGCSKCWKPKGALFSVVGVVPKDAVSVTANGDKLHIIDESAAIQRNACKECGVHLFGRIVVDHPFKGLDFVHTELSPQKGWQEPQFAAFVSSIIEQGFKPSEMDAVREKFRKVGLQPYDVLSPALMDLIATYTAQKSGKLPSKL, encoded by the coding sequence ATGCCTTCTATTCACCCCTCAATCGATAACGGCATCACGAAAGGCAACCCCAACTTCAAGGGCGGCAAGCTCTACTGCCATTGCCCCACCAGGAAGGTCGAAGTCACTCTCGCCAGCAATGTCGCACACAACCATGCTTGTGGCTGTTCGAAATGCTGGAAGCCCAAAGGCGCTCTGTTCTCTGTCGTCGGCGTGGTTCCCAAAGACGCCGTCTCTGTAACCGCCAACGGCGATAAACTCCACATCATCGACGAATCAGCCGCGATCCAACGAAATGCCTGCAAGGAATGCGGCGTTCATCTCTTCGGTCGTATCGTTGTCGACCACCCATTCAAGGGTCTGGACTTTGTGCACACGGAGCTGAGCCCCCAGAAGGGCTGGCAAGAACCTCAGTTCGCGGCGTTTGTGAGCAGTATCATTGAGCAGGGGTTCAAGCCGTCGGAGATGGATGCCGTGAGGGAGAAGTTCAGGAAGGTGGGGCTACAGCCGTACGACGTACTGAGCCCGGCGTTGATGGATCTCATCGCGACATATACCGCGCAGAAGAGTGGTAAGCTGCCATCGAAGCTGTAA